In a genomic window of Meleagris gallopavo isolate NT-WF06-2002-E0010 breed Aviagen turkey brand Nicholas breeding stock chromosome 1, Turkey_5.1, whole genome shotgun sequence:
- the PKNOX1 gene encoding homeobox protein PKNOX1 isoform X2, with protein MQVVTELKTEQDPNCSETDAEGVSPAPVESQTPMDADKQAIYRHPLFPLLALLFEKCEQSTQGSEGTTSASFDVDIENFVRKQEKEGKPFFCEDPETDNLMVKAIQVLRIHLLELEKVNELCKDFCSRYIACLKTKMNSETLLSGEPGSPYSPVQSQQMPSAIAGTLSPQGIMVPASALQQGNVTMATVAGGTVYQPVTVVTPQGQVVTQALSPGTIRIQNSQLQLQLNQDLGILHQDDGSSKNKRGVLPKHATNVMRSWLFQHIGHPYPTEDEKKQIAAQTNLTLLQVNNWFINARRRILQPMLDSSCSETPKTKKKTAQNRPVQRFWPDSIASGVAQQQSNELAMSDGAVVTITAPVNMNVDSLQSLSSDGATLAVQQVMMAGQSEDESVDSGEDDGGDLSTTNISGLVLDNSDSLQ; from the exons ATGCAAGTAGTAACAGAGTTAAAAACTGAACAAGATCCAAACTGCTCTGAAACTGATGCAGAAGGGGTGAGTCCTGCCCCTGTAGAATCTCAAACTCCAATGGATGCAGACAAGCAGGCCATTTACAG GCACCCACTATTTCCCTTGTTAGCACtgttatttgaaaaatgtgaaCAATCTACACAAGGATCGGAAGGCACGACTTCTGCAAGTTTTGATGTAGATATTGAAAATTTTGTaaggaagcaggaaaaagaaggaaaacccTTTTTCTGTGAAGATCCAGAAACTGATAATCTG ATGGTAAAAGCAATCCAAGTTCTTCGTATTCATCTGCTTGAGCTAGAAAAGGTTAATGAGCTTTGCAAAGACTTCTGTAGTCGCTACATTGCCTGcctgaagacaaaaatgaacAGTGAAACTCTATTAAGTGGAGAACCTGGAAGTCCTTATTCACCCGTGCAATCTCAG caaATGCCAAGTGCCATTGCAGGCACGCTCAGTCCCCAAGGGATTATGGTGCCTGCATCAGCATTGCAGCAGGGAAACGTAACTATGGCAACAGTAGCAG GAGGGACAGTGTATCAGCCTGTCACTGTGGTGACTCCACAAGGCCAAGTGGTGACGCAAGCATTGTCACCTGGGACTATTCGAATCCAGAATTCTCAG CTTCAGTTGCAATTAAACCAAGATCTAGGCATCTTGCATCAAGATGATGgctcatcaaaaaataaaagaggagtTCTTCCCAAGCACGCTACAAATGTGATGAGATCTTGGCTATTTCAGCACATAGGG CATCCATATCCAACAGAGGATGAGAAGAAACAGATTGCAGCACAAACAAATCTTACACTACTCCAGGTTAACAATTG GTTTATCAATGCTAGAAGACGAATTCTTCAGCCAATGCTGGATTCTAGTTGTTCTGAAACTCCAAAAAcgaagaagaaaacagctcagAACAGACCGGTTCAGAGGTTCTGGCCTGACTCCATTGCATCAGGAGTTGCTCAGCAGCAATCTAATGAGCTCGCAATGTCAGATG GTGCTGTTGTAACAATTACAGCTCCGGTAAACATGAATGTAGACAGTCTCCAGTCCTTGTCATCCGATGGTGCTACACTGGCTGTTCAGCAAGTTATGATGGCGGGGCAAAGTGAGGATGAGTCTGTAGACAGCGGTGAAGACGATGGAGGAGATCTCTCAACGACAAATATCAGTGGGCTGGTTTTGGATAACAGCGATTCTCTGCAGTAG
- the PKNOX1 gene encoding homeobox protein PKNOX1 isoform X1, with protein MMATQTLSIDNYQDGQPMQVVTELKTEQDPNCSETDAEGVSPAPVESQTPMDADKQAIYRHPLFPLLALLFEKCEQSTQGSEGTTSASFDVDIENFVRKQEKEGKPFFCEDPETDNLMVKAIQVLRIHLLELEKVNELCKDFCSRYIACLKTKMNSETLLSGEPGSPYSPVQSQQMPSAIAGTLSPQGIMVPASALQQGNVTMATVAGGTVYQPVTVVTPQGQVVTQALSPGTIRIQNSQLQLQLNQDLGILHQDDGSSKNKRGVLPKHATNVMRSWLFQHIGHPYPTEDEKKQIAAQTNLTLLQVNNWFINARRRILQPMLDSSCSETPKTKKKTAQNRPVQRFWPDSIASGVAQQQSNELAMSDGAVVTITAPVNMNVDSLQSLSSDGATLAVQQVMMAGQSEDESVDSGEDDGGDLSTTNISGLVLDNSDSLQ; from the exons ATGCAAGTAGTAACAGAGTTAAAAACTGAACAAGATCCAAACTGCTCTGAAACTGATGCAGAAGGGGTGAGTCCTGCCCCTGTAGAATCTCAAACTCCAATGGATGCAGACAAGCAGGCCATTTACAG GCACCCACTATTTCCCTTGTTAGCACtgttatttgaaaaatgtgaaCAATCTACACAAGGATCGGAAGGCACGACTTCTGCAAGTTTTGATGTAGATATTGAAAATTTTGTaaggaagcaggaaaaagaaggaaaacccTTTTTCTGTGAAGATCCAGAAACTGATAATCTG ATGGTAAAAGCAATCCAAGTTCTTCGTATTCATCTGCTTGAGCTAGAAAAGGTTAATGAGCTTTGCAAAGACTTCTGTAGTCGCTACATTGCCTGcctgaagacaaaaatgaacAGTGAAACTCTATTAAGTGGAGAACCTGGAAGTCCTTATTCACCCGTGCAATCTCAG caaATGCCAAGTGCCATTGCAGGCACGCTCAGTCCCCAAGGGATTATGGTGCCTGCATCAGCATTGCAGCAGGGAAACGTAACTATGGCAACAGTAGCAG GAGGGACAGTGTATCAGCCTGTCACTGTGGTGACTCCACAAGGCCAAGTGGTGACGCAAGCATTGTCACCTGGGACTATTCGAATCCAGAATTCTCAG CTTCAGTTGCAATTAAACCAAGATCTAGGCATCTTGCATCAAGATGATGgctcatcaaaaaataaaagaggagtTCTTCCCAAGCACGCTACAAATGTGATGAGATCTTGGCTATTTCAGCACATAGGG CATCCATATCCAACAGAGGATGAGAAGAAACAGATTGCAGCACAAACAAATCTTACACTACTCCAGGTTAACAATTG GTTTATCAATGCTAGAAGACGAATTCTTCAGCCAATGCTGGATTCTAGTTGTTCTGAAACTCCAAAAAcgaagaagaaaacagctcagAACAGACCGGTTCAGAGGTTCTGGCCTGACTCCATTGCATCAGGAGTTGCTCAGCAGCAATCTAATGAGCTCGCAATGTCAGATG GTGCTGTTGTAACAATTACAGCTCCGGTAAACATGAATGTAGACAGTCTCCAGTCCTTGTCATCCGATGGTGCTACACTGGCTGTTCAGCAAGTTATGATGGCGGGGCAAAGTGAGGATGAGTCTGTAGACAGCGGTGAAGACGATGGAGGAGATCTCTCAACGACAAATATCAGTGGGCTGGTTTTGGATAACAGCGATTCTCTGCAGTAG